Proteins co-encoded in one Nonlabens agnitus genomic window:
- a CDS encoding nucleotide exchange factor GrpE, translating into MAKKDKNEQEEVVQEQVNDQETPETTENETVEQEEKSVEEVLAEDLQKEKDKFLRLFAEFENYKRRTAKERIELFKTAGEGVLKDLIPVMDDFDRAILEIAKSEDQQLSEGVAIIHNKLRNTLVSKGLVLMEVNAGDAFNADEHEAVTQIPAPSDDMKGKIIDVIEKGYKLGDKIIRYPKVVIGQ; encoded by the coding sequence ATGGCAAAAAAAGATAAAAACGAGCAGGAAGAAGTAGTCCAGGAGCAAGTCAACGATCAGGAAACTCCAGAAACTACCGAGAATGAAACGGTAGAGCAGGAAGAAAAAAGTGTTGAAGAAGTGCTTGCCGAAGATCTCCAGAAGGAAAAGGATAAATTCTTAAGACTATTTGCAGAATTTGAGAATTATAAACGTCGCACCGCCAAAGAGCGCATCGAGCTTTTCAAAACAGCTGGTGAAGGCGTTCTTAAAGATTTGATTCCAGTAATGGATGATTTTGATAGAGCGATATTAGAAATTGCAAAGTCAGAAGACCAGCAATTATCAGAAGGTGTGGCAATTATCCACAACAAATTGCGCAACACACTGGTATCAAAAGGACTGGTGCTTATGGAAGTAAACGCAGGAGACGCCTTTAATGCAGATGAGCATGAGGCCGTGACTCAAATACCGGCACCTAGCGATGACATGAAAGGCAAGATTATCGACGTAATAGAAAAAGGATACAAATTGGGCGACAAAATCATACGTTACCCAAAAGTAGTGATAGGACAATAA
- the dnaJ gene encoding molecular chaperone DnaJ has translation MADFYDTLGISKGATAAEIKKAYRKKAIEFHPDKNPGDSAAEENFKKAAEAYETLSDPQKKARYDQMGHQAYTSGGGQGFGGGQGFGGMDMEDIFSQFGDIFGGGGGGFSGFGGFGGRGGQRRMKGKDLRIRVSLTLEEAANGVEKKVKVKRKKQAAGVSYKTCSTCNGSGQVTRIQNTILGRMQTSAPCTTCGGSGQILDSKPNGADNQGLITEVETVSIKIPAGVESDMRLKVSGKGNEAPGNGVSGDLLVDIEVKPHAELQREGNNLHYDLYVSVPDAILGTSKEIKTVTGKVRIPIEAGIQSGKILRLRGKGMPSLNGYGTGDLLVHVNVWTPRSLTKDQKDFFESMKTDSNFEPAPEQGDKSFFEKVKDMFS, from the coding sequence ATGGCAGATTTTTATGACACATTAGGCATTTCAAAGGGAGCAACGGCTGCCGAAATTAAAAAGGCCTACCGCAAAAAGGCCATAGAATTTCACCCAGACAAAAATCCTGGCGACAGTGCTGCAGAAGAAAACTTCAAAAAAGCAGCTGAAGCCTATGAAACGTTAAGCGATCCGCAGAAGAAAGCGAGATACGACCAGATGGGCCATCAGGCTTATACCTCTGGTGGCGGTCAAGGTTTTGGCGGTGGTCAAGGCTTTGGAGGCATGGATATGGAAGACATATTCAGCCAGTTTGGAGACATATTCGGCGGCGGTGGCGGCGGATTCTCAGGTTTTGGAGGATTCGGTGGTCGTGGCGGCCAGCGACGTATGAAAGGTAAGGACTTGCGCATACGCGTTTCATTGACATTAGAAGAAGCAGCTAATGGCGTTGAGAAAAAAGTTAAGGTAAAGCGTAAGAAACAAGCTGCTGGCGTTAGCTACAAAACTTGTTCTACCTGTAACGGTAGCGGTCAAGTAACCAGAATTCAAAATACGATCCTGGGCCGCATGCAAACTAGTGCACCTTGTACCACTTGTGGTGGTTCTGGCCAGATTCTAGACAGCAAACCTAACGGAGCCGATAATCAAGGATTGATTACTGAGGTAGAAACCGTATCTATCAAAATACCGGCTGGAGTTGAGAGCGATATGCGTCTCAAAGTAAGCGGGAAAGGTAATGAAGCACCAGGCAATGGTGTTAGTGGTGACTTATTGGTAGACATCGAAGTAAAGCCACATGCCGAGTTGCAACGTGAAGGTAATAATCTGCATTATGATCTTTACGTAAGTGTTCCAGATGCGATATTGGGAACTTCCAAAGAAATAAAAACCGTTACCGGTAAAGTACGAATTCCTATTGAAGCTGGAATTCAAAGTGGTAAAATATTGAGATTGCGCGGTAAAGGTATGCCTAGCCTCAACGGCTATGGAACTGGCGACCTGTTAGTACATGTAAATGTCTGGACACCTCGCAGTTTGACTAAGGATCAAAAGGATTTCTTTGAGTCCATGAAAACCGATTCCAACTTTGAGCCAGCTCCAGAGCAAGGAGATAAATCATTTTTTGAAAAGGTGAAAGACATGTTTTCTTAA
- a CDS encoding TIGR01777 family oxidoreductase — MKLLITGATGLVGSKLTDVLRSAGHQIHYLTTRESAIETEADFKGFLWDVRSMSIDAACLEGVDTIIHLAGESVFQRWTDEAKERIMSSRINSTQLLINALADNDHQVKHAITASAIGIYPDVWEGQPLKENEVPPTADNFLAEVCIAWENIGMQLKELGLKHSIVRIGIVLAAQGGALEQMAKPVKLYAGAGFGNGKMWQSWVAIDDLVRIFKHIAEEQLEGVYNGVAPNPVRNRPLMETIGEVLDKPVFLPNVPEFMMKLMLGEMSATVLSSQYVSSEKIEQSEYVFQLPELKEALKEYLK; from the coding sequence ATGAAGCTATTGATTACAGGAGCCACAGGATTAGTAGGCTCAAAACTTACCGACGTACTAAGATCTGCAGGACACCAGATTCATTATTTAACAACGAGAGAAAGCGCTATAGAGACGGAAGCCGATTTCAAAGGTTTTCTATGGGACGTTCGTTCCATGTCAATAGACGCTGCCTGTCTGGAAGGTGTAGATACCATCATACACCTTGCTGGAGAATCTGTGTTCCAAAGATGGACAGACGAGGCTAAAGAGCGCATTATGTCCAGTCGTATCAACAGCACTCAATTACTCATTAACGCTCTTGCCGATAATGATCACCAGGTGAAACATGCCATAACGGCAAGCGCGATAGGAATTTATCCTGACGTTTGGGAAGGCCAACCATTGAAGGAAAATGAGGTGCCACCTACAGCAGATAATTTCTTGGCTGAGGTTTGTATTGCTTGGGAAAATATAGGAATGCAATTGAAGGAATTGGGACTCAAGCACTCTATCGTTCGTATAGGGATCGTGCTGGCAGCTCAAGGCGGCGCACTGGAGCAAATGGCAAAACCAGTAAAGCTGTATGCTGGAGCTGGATTTGGCAATGGTAAAATGTGGCAAAGTTGGGTGGCTATTGACGACCTGGTAAGAATCTTTAAGCATATTGCAGAAGAGCAACTGGAAGGCGTTTACAATGGTGTTGCTCCTAATCCAGTAAGAAACAGACCGCTTATGGAAACTATTGGTGAGGTATTGGACAAACCTGTTTTCTTACCTAATGTACCAGAGTTTATGATGAAACTCATGCTAGGCGAGATGTCTGCTACCGTGCTTTCCAGTCAATATGTAAGTAGTGAAAAGATCGAGCAGTCTGAATATGTTTTTCAGTTACCAGAGCTTAAAGAGGCTTTGAAGGAATATTTAAAATAG
- a CDS encoding ABC transporter permease, whose protein sequence is MDKLWLIIRREYLNKVRNRTFVIMTFVSPLIFIGVILLIGWLTSINSSETRQVTLLDQSASGYGQLFEDNSDFEYQRLDNVELENAIAISESDGNYALIHLTDDDQNKVKATIYSNDSPSTSFINSMEEKLSKKATENNLVEKGVDLQDLEDARVKAKVILQTYSGVVSSKASSWVKIALGGAAGYLLMMFIIIYGNMVMRSVIEEKTNRIVEIIVSSVKPIYLMLGKITGTSLAGITQFAIWVILGFILIMVGSAVFGVEAFQNPANQEMVSQAQNMDEMQLIVNDIMQLPLATMIICFFVYFIGGYFLYAAIYTAIGAAVDSETDTQQFMLPVILPLMLAIYVGFFSVMDNPNGTVAVIFSYIPLTSPIVMLMRIPFGEITWWQLTLSILLLYTSIIFVAYLAAKIYRIGILMYGKKTNWKELYKWLKY, encoded by the coding sequence ATGGATAAGTTGTGGTTGATTATTAGAAGAGAATACCTCAATAAGGTGCGCAACCGCACTTTTGTCATCATGACGTTTGTAAGTCCGCTGATTTTTATTGGAGTCATTCTGTTGATAGGATGGCTTACCAGCATCAACTCTAGCGAGACCCGTCAGGTCACTCTGTTAGATCAATCTGCGTCTGGATACGGTCAATTATTTGAAGATAATTCTGATTTTGAATACCAGCGCCTGGACAACGTTGAACTGGAGAATGCAATTGCCATAAGTGAAAGCGATGGGAATTATGCGCTTATTCATCTGACTGATGACGATCAAAACAAAGTCAAGGCGACCATCTACAGTAACGATTCACCATCGACATCCTTCATCAACTCGATGGAAGAAAAACTGTCAAAAAAAGCTACCGAAAATAATCTGGTAGAAAAAGGAGTCGACCTGCAAGATTTGGAAGATGCAAGGGTAAAAGCCAAGGTGATTCTGCAAACCTATTCTGGTGTGGTGAGTAGTAAAGCATCCAGTTGGGTGAAAATTGCTTTAGGTGGTGCTGCTGGATACCTTTTAATGATGTTTATCATTATTTACGGGAACATGGTCATGCGATCTGTGATAGAAGAAAAAACAAATCGTATTGTTGAGATTATCGTTAGTTCTGTAAAACCTATTTATTTAATGCTAGGCAAGATTACGGGAACCTCACTTGCGGGTATTACCCAATTTGCCATTTGGGTGATTCTTGGATTTATTTTGATCATGGTAGGGTCTGCTGTTTTTGGAGTAGAAGCTTTTCAAAACCCAGCAAATCAAGAAATGGTTAGTCAAGCACAAAATATGGACGAGATGCAGTTGATTGTCAACGACATCATGCAACTGCCGTTAGCAACCATGATCATATGTTTCTTTGTGTACTTCATTGGAGGTTACTTTTTATACGCTGCGATATACACGGCTATTGGTGCAGCCGTGGACAGTGAGACAGATACACAACAATTTATGTTGCCAGTCATCCTGCCATTGATGCTTGCGATTTACGTCGGTTTCTTTAGTGTTATGGACAATCCTAACGGTACCGTTGCAGTCATTTTTTCATATATCCCTTTAACGTCACCTATAGTGATGTTGATGCGCATTCCATTTGGCGAAATCACTTGGTGGCAATTGACCTTGAGTATTTTACTTCTTTATACATCCATAATTTTTGTAGCTTACCTAGCTGCAAAGATTTATCGCATTGGTATATTAATGTATGGTAAGAAAACCAATTGGAAGGAACTCTATAAATGGCTCAAGTACTAG
- a CDS encoding ABC transporter ATP-binding protein, producing MEYALEAVNISKSYGNYQALNEVTIRVPKGSIYGLLGPNGAGKTSLIRIINQITVPDSGTILLNGEELVPEHISKIGYMPEERGLYKSMKVGEQCIYLAQLKGMKKSVAKEKLQYWFERLCMQGWWNKKLQELSKGMAQKVQFIVTVLHEPDLLIFDEPFSGFDPVNADLIKDEILRLRDLGATIIFSTHRMESVEELCDYISLINKSNVVLEGRLNDVKQSFRNRTYAVSLICEDEVKAMQQLNRIATVTPAELKGLDNTTDIIIQIPENLAVPQLLQELTRLGELTHFSEVIPSVNEIFIKTVRQDG from the coding sequence ATGGAATACGCTTTAGAGGCAGTTAATATCTCAAAATCTTACGGCAACTATCAAGCTCTTAATGAGGTTACCATACGGGTACCTAAAGGCAGTATTTACGGATTATTAGGGCCTAATGGTGCTGGTAAAACCTCGTTGATAAGAATCATAAATCAGATTACCGTTCCAGATTCAGGGACTATTTTACTCAATGGTGAGGAATTAGTTCCAGAACATATTTCCAAAATAGGCTACATGCCAGAAGAGCGTGGCCTGTATAAATCCATGAAGGTAGGCGAGCAATGCATATATCTCGCACAACTCAAGGGAATGAAAAAATCGGTCGCTAAGGAAAAGCTACAATACTGGTTTGAGCGATTGTGCATGCAAGGCTGGTGGAACAAAAAGCTACAGGAGCTTTCTAAGGGAATGGCACAAAAGGTACAATTCATTGTTACCGTCCTACATGAACCCGACCTACTCATTTTTGATGAGCCTTTTTCAGGGTTTGATCCAGTAAATGCCGATTTAATCAAGGACGAAATTCTACGATTAAGAGATTTGGGTGCTACCATTATATTCTCAACGCACCGCATGGAAAGTGTGGAAGAATTGTGTGATTACATCTCGCTGATTAATAAATCCAACGTAGTTCTTGAAGGACGACTCAATGATGTGAAACAAAGTTTTAGAAATAGAACGTATGCTGTTTCTCTTATTTGCGAGGATGAGGTCAAAGCGATGCAACAACTCAATAGGATCGCGACCGTCACTCCAGCAGAATTAAAAGGACTGGACAATACCACAGATATCATTATTCAAATTCCAGAAAACCTTGCGGTACCGCAACTATTGCAGGAATTGACCCGACTTGGTGAGCTTACTCATTTTAGCGAGGTCATACCTAGCGTGAACGAAATCTTTATTAAAACAGTACGTCAGGATGGATAA
- a CDS encoding Gfo/Idh/MocA family protein, whose translation MNKKIHWGIMGLGKIAHKFAQDLKLVDNAVITAVGSRSMDKATDFASSYDAKNAYSSYEELAQDPDVDIIYIATPHSLHYENTLLCLNHGKSALCEKPIALNQEQAEEMAALARSKNLFLMEGIWTRFIPATHKLLELLEQKSIGDLHYLKADFGFIVNAPPESRLVDKNLGGGALLDIGIYPLYLSMLVLGNPIDIKANAILAPNGIDQFCSVIASFPNNTQAVMESSFISNTPTEAFIYGSKGYIKMHRKFHQSEKLELHLYESDTTQIFELPIKGNGYVHEIEHVHERLHANATQSDLLPLEMSLQLTRHLDRIKELIGLKYT comes from the coding sequence ATGAATAAAAAGATACATTGGGGAATTATGGGATTGGGCAAGATCGCCCACAAATTTGCACAAGACTTAAAACTGGTTGACAACGCAGTCATTACGGCGGTAGGTTCTCGATCTATGGATAAAGCAACCGATTTTGCTTCTAGCTATGATGCAAAAAACGCCTATTCCAGTTATGAAGAACTTGCCCAAGATCCTGATGTGGACATCATTTACATTGCAACACCACACTCGCTTCATTACGAAAACACTTTGCTATGCTTGAATCATGGGAAATCTGCTCTATGTGAAAAACCCATTGCTCTCAATCAAGAACAAGCCGAAGAAATGGCTGCATTAGCCAGATCCAAAAACTTGTTCTTAATGGAAGGCATCTGGACGCGTTTTATTCCAGCGACCCATAAGCTTCTGGAATTATTGGAACAGAAAAGCATCGGTGATTTGCATTATTTAAAAGCCGATTTTGGTTTCATCGTCAACGCACCGCCAGAAAGCAGGCTGGTAGATAAGAACCTTGGCGGTGGCGCTTTATTGGATATTGGAATTTACCCATTGTATTTGAGCATGCTCGTTTTGGGCAATCCTATCGATATAAAAGCCAATGCTATTCTGGCGCCTAATGGCATTGATCAATTCTGCAGTGTGATAGCCAGCTTTCCCAATAATACTCAAGCTGTCATGGAATCTTCCTTCATATCCAACACGCCTACTGAGGCTTTTATCTACGGCTCCAAAGGGTACATCAAGATGCATCGCAAATTCCATCAGAGTGAAAAGCTGGAATTACATCTCTATGAAAGCGATACTACTCAAATATTTGAGCTACCCATCAAAGGAAACGGCTACGTCCATGAGATTGAACACGTGCATGAGCGCTTACATGCAAACGCAACCCAGTCAGATTTGCTGCCATTGGAAATGAGCCTACAACTCACTCGCCATCTGGATCGCATCAAAGAATTGATAGGATTGAAATACACGTGA
- a CDS encoding YceI family protein, producing MTRNFLKITGIASMMIFAVSCKENPNEVDATEAETEAMATEAAVTYTVDTAASEIMWEGSKVGGTHTGTIDLKSGMVQVNGETVESGEFIVDMTSITVTDLEGESAMSLKAHLEGTAEGKETDFFNTPEYPEAKFVVTGLNGNTLEGNLTLKDVTKNVSFPVSVSYDGDKMMLTSEEFTIDRTDWGIVYGSASLTDTVKDKAISDDMKLKVNLVATK from the coding sequence ATGACACGTAATTTTTTAAAAATCACAGGAATAGCATCAATGATGATCTTTGCTGTTTCTTGTAAAGAGAATCCAAATGAAGTGGATGCCACAGAGGCAGAAACTGAAGCAATGGCAACAGAAGCGGCTGTTACTTATACTGTAGATACTGCAGCATCTGAAATCATGTGGGAAGGATCCAAAGTAGGTGGAACGCACACAGGTACTATCGACCTTAAAAGCGGAATGGTACAGGTTAATGGTGAGACTGTAGAAAGTGGAGAATTTATCGTTGACATGACTTCTATCACAGTTACTGACCTTGAAGGTGAAAGCGCCATGAGTCTTAAAGCTCACTTAGAAGGAACTGCAGAAGGTAAAGAAACAGACTTTTTCAACACTCCAGAATATCCTGAAGCTAAATTTGTAGTTACTGGTCTTAACGGTAATACTCTTGAGGGTAACCTAACTCTTAAGGATGTAACTAAAAATGTTTCTTTCCCAGTAAGTGTATCTTATGACGGTGATAAAATGATGTTGACTTCTGAAGAGTTTACCATCGACAGAACAGATTGGGGAATCGTTTATGGTTCTGCAAGTTTGACTGACACTGTTAAAGACAAAGCAATCTCTGACGACATGAAATTGAAAGTAAACTTGGTTGCTACAAAGTAA
- a CDS encoding M23 family metallopeptidase produces MAKVKYYYDQETLSYQKVERRKRKIFGNVALFIFSSCLVGFLLYLYAGKVYDSPELRSAKRDKKFVEMQMESMEEEIAQLTAVIEEVEERDNSIYRIYFDANPITEEQRQAGFGGVNRYKNYEGYSNSDKVIALKESIDKLKKRTAIQSKSLDEIAVLAKDKEKLLASIPAIQPVRNQDLTRMASGYGYRTDPFNKTRKFHYGMDFTAPRGTPVFASGDGVVERADANSAGYGNHIRIDHGYGYVSLYAHLRQRNPYNVKVGQKVKRGDIIGYVGSTGRSQAPHLHYEVFKDNERINPINFYYGSLTPEEFNELLKKSQQENISLD; encoded by the coding sequence ATGGCAAAGGTTAAGTACTACTACGATCAAGAAACACTTTCTTACCAAAAAGTAGAGCGCCGCAAGCGCAAAATCTTTGGTAATGTGGCTCTTTTTATCTTTTCCAGCTGTCTAGTAGGCTTTCTTCTTTATTTATATGCCGGTAAGGTGTACGATTCTCCAGAGCTGCGCAGCGCTAAGCGTGACAAGAAATTTGTGGAGATGCAAATGGAAAGTATGGAAGAAGAAATCGCCCAACTTACTGCCGTTATTGAAGAAGTTGAGGAACGCGACAACAGCATCTACCGCATTTATTTTGACGCCAACCCAATTACCGAAGAGCAGCGCCAGGCAGGTTTTGGTGGAGTGAACCGCTATAAGAATTATGAAGGATATTCCAACAGCGACAAAGTCATCGCGCTTAAGGAATCTATAGACAAGCTTAAAAAACGTACTGCGATCCAAAGCAAGTCTTTGGATGAAATCGCTGTACTCGCTAAAGACAAAGAAAAACTACTCGCTAGTATTCCAGCGATCCAGCCAGTGCGTAACCAGGATCTGACGCGCATGGCCAGTGGTTACGGTTATCGTACAGATCCTTTTAACAAGACCAGAAAGTTTCATTATGGTATGGATTTTACCGCACCACGCGGTACGCCTGTTTTTGCCAGTGGTGATGGCGTCGTGGAGCGCGCAGATGCCAATAGCGCTGGTTATGGTAATCACATACGCATTGATCACGGTTATGGATATGTTTCCCTTTATGCGCATTTGCGACAGCGTAATCCTTATAATGTCAAAGTAGGGCAAAAGGTTAAGCGTGGCGACATCATAGGTTATGTAGGTTCTACAGGTCGTTCCCAGGCACCGCACTTGCATTATGAAGTATTTAAGGATAATGAACGTATCAATCCTATCAACTTCTATTACGGTTCCCTAACTCCAGAAGAGTTCAATGAACTGCTTAAGAAATCGCAACAGGAAAACATTTCTCTGGACTAA
- a CDS encoding DUF2141 domain-containing protein yields MKTLMTTLVLILISAFAKAQTLPSIVETYTITVNVDNARNDNGEMIFSLSTKDQFMKAAPLMAASSSIKDGVASVTFENVPKGEYAIIVLQDLNGNKQMDFEVNGMPKESYGVSNNVMSYGPPTWAEAKFEVTENTTLRIAI; encoded by the coding sequence ATGAAAACGCTTATGACCACTTTAGTTCTTATTCTTATTTCCGCTTTCGCGAAAGCGCAAACACTACCATCAATAGTAGAAACCTATACCATCACGGTAAACGTAGACAATGCTCGCAATGACAACGGCGAGATGATTTTCTCTTTGAGTACCAAAGACCAGTTTATGAAAGCCGCACCGTTAATGGCAGCAAGCAGCTCGATAAAAGACGGCGTCGCTTCAGTTACTTTTGAAAATGTACCAAAAGGAGAATATGCCATCATCGTGTTGCAAGATCTTAACGGGAACAAACAAATGGATTTTGAAGTGAATGGAATGCCTAAGGAATCTTATGGCGTGAGCAATAATGTGATGAGTTATGGACCGCCAACCTGGGCAGAAGCCAAGTTTGAAGTTACTGAAAACACTACACTACGAATCGCGATCTAG
- a CDS encoding MerR family transcriptional regulator, whose translation MHVDLPEKLYYTMGEVTKAFDVNPSLIRFWEKEFDILQPKKNARGNRKFSQADVKNLQTIYHLVKERGFTLEGARDYMKTHKEDLSHLEIIKKLEFVKAELLKIKNSL comes from the coding sequence ATGCATGTTGATCTACCAGAGAAGCTGTACTACACCATGGGCGAGGTGACTAAGGCATTTGATGTCAACCCGTCGTTGATTCGGTTTTGGGAAAAGGAATTTGATATTCTGCAGCCTAAAAAGAATGCACGTGGCAATCGTAAATTCTCACAAGCTGACGTAAAGAACCTGCAAACCATTTACCATCTGGTGAAGGAACGCGGTTTCACGTTGGAAGGTGCTCGTGATTACATGAAAACCCATAAGGAAGATCTAAGCCATCTGGAAATCATCAAGAAACTTGAGTTTGTAAAAGCAGAACTGCTTAAAATCAAGAACAGTTTATAA